A genomic window from Plasmodium chabaudi chabaudi strain AS genome assembly, chromosome: 8 includes:
- a CDS encoding protein kinase, putative, which translates to MHTNSYIEKEKFICPNNNDSNHIIKNDTSHTISNTLTGGSTPIRQDIAICNSNNISLNGNKNSDSNNNINLNGNKNNNENANVNSNNNSGDNGKLDQTKEMDLDNPEPEINPTEKSENAQKNHIEALRKLKSNPEINLKRGDEISKNPCLFIYDNLILKKKNEKVQNFINKLSMNAFNLYFPKSSNIYNQMSMVLSLLNGDVDDILISLKYLIDYFDKINFLIVNILNKLKKKKKIKSNQVITHLIDFILNKVCEKNINYKYKKTNVLDFYDNLMSPGTSFFESGIKSEAINLKDLRLIYFYKHDIKIKKEKSFIQKKIIDINNNEDNLLNNYFIDKDRNIHDFVIKNREHELNYNKYLKKKKRILTGEIPVPNICIGVNESFNEKSIFDFEYSDMFSKKNKNPNDINKYVNKYIKDKTKCSQTKNNICNCITNIIVSIDNDAKLRTHVNLAKKETKNIKNILIKIRKIENLVDRIIKYDNENQIIYNRNKEEDESEKSDTSDEPNDEQGDIKSGNFNCTGNKIGAHESFQEKNDEKIIESETSKEADNNEVAKICREMCVGDLKMENGDTNKGVQNFDDINLKEKENSLRNCCIKEENTNFSLNKSSDIFKRTFSEIYSSEERKQMKKQKTMGSCDNESDNESDESIKTYYWESLDFNCVFLGSVKKGSCRHKSLLFKVLCDSVGIPCRFIRYIKNSEILYYNLVLIPSIPAQNVIEIIVPIFWDKRIKTKLNISGYSKLSISNFLSNIKINFSNIDKFFLKIWENSTEFINIDDYFTLKKKLGVGGFGEVWSVSLKSEIEDNSSFFFYSIKKTSHFALKIMDINEFNLNESIIMREKAHTNVINFYCVFKGYQLLTNRQHEEERKESFCFLLELADTSLEKVFSDQNVAYNLNFVRLTLMEIANVMSYIHKQTPNNEFYIYRDLKPDNILIKNKKILLTDFNLSRKIDEDFEYLMSQCCGTKGHLAPEQKSLLYDQKIDIWAFSIIIAKFLKHKNFNYFSHDNYKVNLKHFEIQDKFLINLLLVCVDESPFMRPSFPDIYRLLFDEVIRNELEQYYRERMLENF; encoded by the exons ATGCACACCAATagttatatagaaaaagaaaaatttatatgcccaaataataatgatagcaaccatataataaaaaacgacACCAGCCATACTATTAGTAATACGTTAACAGGTGGTTCGACCCCTATTAGGCAGGATATTGCCATTTGCAATAGTAACAATATCAGCCTGAACggcaataaaaatagtgatAGTAACAACAATATTAACCTGAACggcaataaaaataataatgaaaacgCCAATGtgaatagtaataataatagtggAGATAATGGGAAATTAGACCAAACAAAAGAAATGGACTTAGACAACCCTGAGCCCGAAATTAACCCAACTGAAAAAAGCGAAAATGCCCAAAAAAACCATATCGAAGCATTAAGAAAGCTAAAATCAAACCCtgaaata AATTTGAAAAGGGGAGATGAAATAAGCAAAAACCCATGCTTATTCATTTATgacaatttaatattaaaaaaaaaaaatgagaaagtgcaaaattttataaataaactgTCTATGAATGCCTTCaacttatattttccaaaaaGTTCAAATATCTACAATCAAATGTCTATG GTTTTGTCTTTATTAAATGGGGATGTCGAcgatattttaatttctctgaaatatttgattgactattttgataaaataaattttttgatagtaaacattttaaataaattaaaaaaaaagaaaaaaataaaaagcaaTCAAGTTATTACACATTTAATTGACTTTATACTAAACAAAGTTTGTGagaaaaacataaattataagtacaaaaaaacaaatgttTTAGACTTTTACGATAATTTGATGTCTCCTGGAACGTCCTTTTTCGAATCTG GAATAAAGAGTGAAGCTATCAATCTAAAAGACCTGAgacttatttatttttacaagcatgatataaaaatcaaaaaagaaaaaagtttcatccaaaagaaaattatagatataaataacaatgaagacaatttattaaataattattttatagacAAAGATAGAAATATTCATGACTttgtcataaaaaatagggAGCatgaattaaattataataaatatttaaaaaaaaaaaaacgtatATTAACTGGTGAAATACCAGTAccaaatatatgtataggTGTTAATGAAtcttttaatgaaaaatccatatttgattttgaatattctgacatgttttcaaaaaaaaataaaaatcctaatgatattaataaatatgttaataaatatataaaagacaAAACGAAATGTAGCCAaacaaaaaacaatatttgcAATTGCATTACCAATATTATTGTAAGTATAGACAATGATGCAAAACTCCG GACCCATGTTAATTTAGCAAAAaaggaaacaaaaaatattaaaaatattttaattaagaTAAggaaaattgaaaatttagTGGAtagaattattaaatatgataatgaaaaccaaattatatataaccgTAACAAGGAAGAGGATGAATCGGAAAAATCAGACACCTCAGATGAGCCGAATGACGAACAAGGGGATATAAAATCTGGCAATTTCAATTGTACTGGCAATAAAATAGGTGCCCATGAAAGTTTCCAAGAAAAAAACGATGAAAAGATAATAGAAAGTGAAACAAGCAAAGAGGCTGATAATAATGAAGTTGCCAAAATTTGTAGAGAAATGTGTGTCGGTGATCTTAAAATGGAGAATGGTGATACAAATAAAGGAGttcaaaattttgatgacataaatttgaaagaaaaagaaaacagtTTAAGAAATTGCTGcataaaagaagaaaatactAATTTTAGTTTAAATAAATCTAGcgacatttttaaaagaactTTTTctgaaatatattcatcGGAAGAAAGAAAgcaaatgaaaaaacaaaaaacaaTGGGCAGTTGTGATAATGAAAGTGATAATGAGAGTGATGAAAGTATAAAGACGTATTATTGGGAAAGCCTCGATTTTAATTGCGTTTTTTTGGGCAGTGTAAAGAAGGGTTCATGCAGGCACAAGTCCCTCCTTTTTAAG GTTCTCTGTGACTCTGTGGGTATCCCCTGTAGATTTATTcgttatattaaaaatagcgAAATTCTATATTATAACCTTGTCTTAATTCCGTCTATTCCTG CTCAAAATGTGATTGAAATTATTGTTCCCATTTTTTGGGACAAGagaataaaaacaaaattaaatatcaGTGGATACAGCAAACTATCTATTTCGAACTTTTTAAgcaacataaaaattaattttagtAATATTGATAAGTTTTTTCTAAA AATTTGGGAGAATAGCActgaatttataaatatagacgattattttacattgaaaaaaaaactcgGAGTAGGTGGTTTTGGTGAAGTATGGAGCGTATCATTAAAAAGTGAGATTGAAGACAATagttcttttttcttttatagtataaaaaaaacttcCCACTTtgctttaaaaattatggacATAAA CGAGTTTAATTTGAATGAGTCTATTATTATGAGAGAAAAGGCCCACACAAATGtgattaatttttattgtgtATTTAAAG GGTATCAACTCCTAACAAATAGACAGCATGAAGAAGAGAGGAAAGAatctttttgttttcttttgGAATTAGCAGATACATCATTAG aGAAAGTTTTTTCTGATCAAAACGTGGCATACAATTTGAATTTTGTTCGACTAACTCTTATGGAAATAGCaaa TGTCATGTCTTATATCCATAAGCAAACCCCAAATAATgagttttatatttatcgaGACTTAAAGCCGGataacattttaataaag aacaaaaaaatattattaaccgattttaatttatcaagAAAGATTGATGAAGATTTCGAATATCTAATGAGTCAGTGTTGTGGGACTAAAGGCCATTTGGCTCCGGAACAAAAAAGTCTCCTATATGatcaaaaaatagatatatgggcattttctattattatagcaaaatttttaaagcataaaaattttaattatttttcccATGACAATTACAAAGTGAATCTAAAGCATTTTGAGATTCAA GACAAATTTCTGATAAATTTGCTGCTCGTATGCGTGGATGAAAGCCCATTTATGAGGCCCTCCTTTCCGGACATATATAG GCTGCTATTCGATGAGGTTATCCGAAATGAGCTTGAACAATATTATAGAGAAAGAATGTtggaaaatttttaa
- a CDS encoding monocarboxylate transporter, putative, giving the protein MNIIPQRAIPYIVLVGAFLYNLNIGILNSYGNLNIYLTSYLRYKGNNVTYRSVSFIYELTVITLGISMLLGNYVQQKLGERLTILISCIGIFISFYLSSIYTHSYYLLCLFMGITYAIGYGISFTIPLSCAYKHFTNNRGLISGIVISAISLSPFLYCPLQTLIINRNNILPIQYGGDSKEMYFKDVNVLNRVPYVLFVQSIIFLILATLGGLMATISIPKDAIDSENVAILDKANQNGNFGDNNIPWDVEKGDNAESGLFKSLKKKKKKKKESDIVNMADYYTDLYKGRNFIFFLLYGPLSFFSNLLYQIRIRKGNYFNKKCTEDILFFVLWISIVLFNGYINYIIMYWKIIGVTYTQVEDTVITLNGSLINSMANIAGRLIWGVVYDKMNINVTILLLGILITSACFTLPAVVHIYPLYAACCGVFYFCIGGSLVTIPVITLKKYGEKYFSLNMSILYTSRIANTFLCSLVVRYLYQWLKLRCLSSAFGVLSIISTIVLSIITVE; this is encoded by the exons ATGAACATTATACCGCAACGCGCCATTCCGTATATTGTTTTAGTAGGCGCTTTTTTGTACAATCTTAATATTG GAATACTCAACTCCTATGGAAAtctgaatatttatttaaccTCCTATTTGAGGTACAAGGGAAATAATGTGACATACAGAAGCGTATCGTTTATTTATGAACTGACAGTCATAACATTAGGAATATCTATGTTATTAGGAAATTATGTTCAACAAAAGTTAGGAGAAAGATTAACTATATTAATATCATGCATTGGGAtctttatatcattttatcTATCCtcaatatatacacattctTATTATCTGTTATGCTTATTTATGGGCATAACATATGCAATAGGGTATGGTATATCATTTACTATTCCCTTATCCTGTGCgtataaacattttacAAACAATAGAGGATTGATAAGTGGAATTGTTATATCCGCAATCTCTTTAAGTCCATTCTTATATTGCCCATTACAAACATTAATCataaatagaaataatatattaccaATTCAATATGGAGGTGATTCAAAAGAAATGTACTTTAAAGATGTTAATGTTTTAAACAGAGTACCATATGTTCTTTTTGTTCAAtccattatatttttaattctggCAACCCTTGGAGGATTGATGGCAACAATCAGTATACCAAAGGATGCGATCGATAGTGAAAATGTTGCAATATTAGATAAAGCAAATCAAAATGGAAATTTTggtgataataatattcctTGGGATGTAGAAAAGGGAGACAATGCTGAATCTGGTTTATTCaaatcattaaaaaaaaaaaaaaaaaaaaaaaaagaatcgGATATTGTAAATATGGCTGATTATTATActgatttatataaaggaagaaattttattttttttttattgtatggGCCTTTAAGCTTTTTTAGTAATCTACTATATCAAATAAGGATAAGAAAaggaaattattttaataaaaaatgcacagaagatattcttttttttgttttatggATAtctattgttttatttaacggatatatcaattatataattatgtattgGAAAATAATAGGAGTAACATACACACAAGTCGAAGATACTGTAATTACACTAAATGGGAgtttaataaatagtatGGCAAATATAGCAGGAAGATTAATATGGGGAGTAGTATATgacaaaatgaatattaatgtaactatattattacttgGAATTTTGATTACATCTGCATGTTTTACATTACCTGCAgttgtacatatatatcctTTATATGCAGCCTGCTGTGgagttttttatttttgtattggTGGAAGTCTAGTTACTATACCTGTTATtactttaaaaaagtatggcgagaaatatttttctttaaacaTGTCGATTTTATACACTTCAAGAATAgctaatacatttttatgcaGTCTCGTTGTtagatatttatatcaatgGCTTAAACTTCGATGTTTAAGTTCAGCCTTTGGCGTCCTTTCTATTATTTCGACCATCGTTCTGTCGATAATTACAGTCGAGTAG
- a CDS encoding tetratricopeptide repeat protein, putative — MRRQLCETNTTESDRIIGKKKEEDKLFEMLRNNNVKSKGSLNVIWMDYFYYDIKSIANKITNFSNQSSKKEAYKKYMLVFNININDACIYFKDILINTFKIYDERKLDYILYIKKHAHKRNNMSFLKYLYNINILQEDISICPFSCDNYTNNVIDKFYTIYSNDKYEESKEVQRLHTNLEICRECICNTFKFLGDLFRYKRQFFNEDKKENEFNSYINYYRSLYYSKYNGYLFTQLALLYTGTNPIKALYFYFLSLISCRPSKNRDTIIVYMEQILNKKNKAEAILQFVMDAYTFNDENSESDKDQTENNSDQTCMNNKKEKKIIKKRSKSIENRKGNQYNSGRENPVETCSSSDVHSYSRNDSGTYSSSNDDSCSENDNDTCNSTKSFRSKHTCIGDGTKGRKSRSRHRRNKGSKKELTTKELLRRICEEEKMEISKKKYIKKKKNDLYKELKETIVKFYISYFEIVKLLFSKIDMNKFEKKKNKFMYYTNKYVKIQYHNKIDNDLIFKNIIVIIFTLLSLIIYIITNQYEIQRNKIDTFFYGTVNINKYIYKNEQIYFSFILIHEILLSCKYFYNNFYPKYLSIFVYVIYWINNETSLNNKHITKLDNKDNEEKNNLIKQYHEYYKKKATADSCSNNKKNDCEKNIYDKNNDQEYLKNGDIIHSIKDLIYSIKIKEDVKFDNRLLYYVLDEDSCVYPFLNDLKFSNEKGRLPKRYNSQVNSYSLQESSDLDNSDEEDVIFLKKSIFGKSNSICTDKKEKHDNKLNSYNNLYGHSELRNDYVSTSHDSCSDYSGIQSKEKKNETKHYEESQMNHTSLMPDKNKHKKYFSNHENNEENIYQIDKIEDKIRILRFYSILNNKSKMGNKNKMSEEGKIKILKQTNEEYLKTNIKKNNSKRIKVIKNITMLSKDDQNKEAANDPLVSCIIANKKIKDESKNTGCTSDDMDSKTDTADVSHSDDNDDKSESENSKIERITNSDNSNQVNSHKSRRKSDTRNSTSGYATNDTASEDYEGIDSRSTKTILNNLGDPKKVADIHTSLSNKFIDDNKHDELDLNQQNNNTDMIEAYRENGSPNNGQTPKREIDVCHIYAQNNSIPNHDEDLYNYREHILSDVCGQKSSNFFSGHAKIQKDSYHDSFKGSMINNSNNYNEINNDTYEKMLNDVLGGYRNKNGAEINLNILNSNAYLNESNKKVVLIDGKNIGTRYKSNYIKYFDIFRIKTVLDYYKLNEYKVKIIIPQEYMMQNGEIFNIHHFIQQESPKGERYCTPNEMNKMKYLNNPNYYSNNNLYKNNSYNIGIGVIPRVENNEFALNTKDLLFFKHLNMLGCLITHPLENYYQFCIHLIQKFNSGFVTNITISELASKLHKYEQTIQPIFPHLISYTFLGDEFLPNPDFKWPSSTNME; from the coding sequence atgagGAGACAATTGTGTGAAACTAATACAACAGAGAGTGATCGAAtaattggaaaaaaaaaagaggaAGATAAACTTTTTGAAATGCTAAGAAATAACAATGTAAAATCAAAAGGTTCGTTAAATGTCATATGGATGGAttacttttattatgatataaaaagtatagcaaacaaaattacaaattttTCTAATCAAAGTAGCAAAAAAGAagcttataaaaaatacatgttAGTATTCAACATAAACATTAATGATGcttgtatatatttcaaagatattttaattaatacatttaaaatatatgatgaaagaaaattagattatatattatatataaagaaacatGCCCACAAAAGGAACAATATGtcatttttgaaatatctatataatataaatatacttcAAGAAGACATAAGTATTTGCCCATTTAGTTGCGATAACTACACTAACAATGTTATagataaattttatacaatatatagtAATGATAAGTATGAAGAAAGTAAGGAGGTTCAACGATTACATACCAATTTAGAAATATGTAGAGAATGCATATGTAATACATTTAAATTTCTTGGTGATTTGTTTAGGTATAAACgtcaattttttaatgaagataagaaagaaaatgaatttaattcatatataaattattatagatctttatattattcCAAATATAAtggttatttatttactcAACtagcattattatatacaggTACAAATCCTATAAAAgctttgtatttttattttttatcattaatatCATGTCGACCATCCAAAAATAGGGATACGATCATTGTTTATATGgaacaaatattaaataaaaaaaataaagcagAAGCTATTTTGCAATTCGTTATGGATGCCTACACGtttaatgatgaaaatagtgAGAGTGATAAAGACCAGACAGAGAACAATAGTGATCAAACATGtatgaataataagaaagaaaaaaagatcataaaaaaaaggtcTAAATCCATTGAGAATAGAAAAGGCAACCAATATAATAGTGGTAGAGAAAACCCTGTTGAAACATGTAGTAGTAGTGATGTCCATAGTTATAGCAGAAATGATAGTGGAACTTATAGTAGTAGCAACGATGATAGCTGTagtgaaaatgataatgataCTTGTAATAGTACCAAATCATTTAGGAGTAAGCATACTTGTATAGGTGATGGAACAAAAGGTAGAAAATCGAGAAGTAGACATCGAAGGAATAAAGGATCTAAGAAAGAACTAACGACAAAAGAATTACTACGAAGAATTTgtgaagaagaaaaaatggaaatttctaaaaaaaaatatattaaaaaaaaaaaaaatgatttatataaagaattaaaagaaacaattgtaaaattttatattagttattttgaaattgtaaaattattattttcaaagattgatatgaataaatttgaaaagaaaaaaaataaatttatgtattatacaaataaatatgtcaAAATTCAatatcataataaaatagataATGATTTaatctttaaaaatattattgttattatttttactttattaAGTCtgatcatatatattattactaatCAGTATGAGATacaaagaaataaaatagacacctttttttatggaactgttaatataaataaatatatatataaaaacgagcaaatatatttttcatttattttaattcacgaaattttattatcatgtaaatatttttacaataattTCTATCccaaatatttatcaatatttgtatatgtaatatattggATTAACAATGAAACAAGTTTAAACAACAAACACATAACTAAACTAGATAACAAAGacaatgaagaaaaaaataatttaataaaacagTATCATGAGTACTATAAGAAAAAAGCGACTGCTGATTCTTGTTCTAATAATAAGAAGAACgattgtgaaaaaaatatatatgacaaaaataatgatcaagaatatttgaaaaatggtGATATTATACATAGTATTAAAGATTTGATATatagtataaaaattaaagaagaTGTTAAATTTGATAATCGTTTGTTGTATTATGTACTCGATGAAGATTCATGTGTCtatccatttttaaatgatttgAAATTCtcaaatgaaaaaggtCGATTGCCAAAACGTTACAATAGTCAAGTAAATTCTTACTCTCTCCAAGAATCAAGCGATTTAGACAACTCTGATGAAGAagatgttatatttttaaaaaaatcgatATTTGGAAAGTCTAATTCAATTTGTACAGAtaagaaagaaaaacatgataacaaattaaatagcTATAACAATTTGTATGGACACTCTGAATTACGTAATGACTATGTAAGCACATCACATGATAGTTGTAGCGATTATTCGGGAATTCAAAgtaaagagaaaaaaaacgaaacaAAGCATTATGAAGAGTCTCAAATGAATCATACAAGTTTGATGccagataaaaataagcacaaaaaatatttttctaatcatgaaaataatgaagaaaatatatatcagaTTGATAAGATAGAAGACAAAATAAGGATATTACGATTTTATTCaattttgaataataaaagtaaaatggggaacaaaaataaaatgtctGAAGAAggtaaaattaaaattttaaaacaaaccaacgaagaatatttaaaaacaaatattaaaaaaaataattcaaaacgAATTAaagtgataaaaaatataactatGCTCTCTAAAGATGATCAAAATAAGGAAGCAGCTAACGACCCATTAGTATCTTGCATAattgcaaataaaaaaataaaagacgAATCGAAAAATACAGGTTGTACATCTGATGATATGGATAGTAAAACGGATACTGCAGATGTTTCGCATAGTGATGATAATGATGACAAATCTGAATCGGAAAATTCGAAAATCGAAAGAATAACCAACTCTGATAATTCGAATCAAGTTAATTCTCATAAAAGTCGTAGAAAAAGTGACACACGAAATAGCACCTCAGGTTATGCTACCAATGATACAGCATCTGAGGATTATGAAGGTATCGATAGTAGAAGCACTAAAACtattttaaacaatttGGGTGATCCCAAAAAAGTTGCAGATATACACACTTCATTaagtaataaatttatagatGATAATAAGCATGATGAACTTGATTTAAatcaacaaaataataatactgaTATGATCGAAGCATATCGTGAAAATGGAAGTCCGAATAATGGACAGACACCAAAAAGGGAAATAGATGTATGCCACATCTATGcacaaaataatagcaTACCTAATCATGATGAAGACCTGTACAATTATAGAGAACACATTTTAAGCGATGTTTGTGGTCAGAAAAGttcgaattttttttcaggaCATGCcaaaatacaaaaagaCAGTTATCATGACAGCTTCAAAGGTTCAATGATTAATAATAGCAACAATTAtaacgaaataaataatgacacatatgaaaaaatgctCAATGATGTGTTAGGAGGGTatcgaaataaaaatggagctgaaataaatttaaatatattgaatagtaatgcatatttaaatgaaagtaataaaaaggTCGTTTTGATAGATGGTAAAAATATTGGAACGAGATATAAaagtaattatattaaatattttgatatttttagaaTTAAAACAGTATTAGATTATTATAAGcttaatgaatataaagttaaaataattattccaCAAGAGTATATGATGCAAAATggtgaaatatttaatattcatCATTTCATTCAACAAGAGTCTCCAAAAGGAGAAAGATATTGCACTCCTAACGaaatgaacaaaatgaaatatctCAATAACCCTAACtattatagtaataataatttatataaaaataatagttatAATATAGGTATTGGTGTTATACCAAGggttgaaaataatgagtTTGCACTTAATACAAaagatttattattttttaaacatttaaatatgCTAGGATGTCTAATTACTCATCCtttagaaaattattatcaattttgtatacacctaattcaaaaatttaattcaGGATTCGTTACAAATATTACTATATCTGAGTTAGCTAGTAAActacataaatatgaacaaacaATACAACCCATATTTCCGCATTTAATTTCTTATACATTTCTTGGTGATGAATTTTTACCTAATCCCGATTTTAAGTGGCCATCATCGACAAACATggaataa